The Drosophila innubila isolate TH190305 chromosome 2R unlocalized genomic scaffold, UK_Dinn_1.0 1_C_2R, whole genome shotgun sequence DNA window GCAATCACTGGCGCACCATTGCCAGCTGTGTTATTGTCAACAGATGCTGGACGCCCGCGTCCGCCCATTGTTATGCCATTAAGATTGTGCAACGGATTCTGTACGGTAACAAACTGTGCAAATAGAGGATTAGTTATATGTGCTCTTGGCGCTCATGCATTCGACTTTGCAACCCACCTGATTCTGATGCAATGGTGGTGCACTAGAGGCACGTGGCGCCTGATTGTCAGCGGCACCAACATTGGCGCGATGCACCAACACATATTGTCCAGTTCCATTCtgatgcagcagctgctcttGTGTTGTTGGCTGCGTCTGCTGTCCCACCTGCAGCTGCTGTGTGGTGCCACTGGGCGCAGCAGGCGCCGCTGTCAACATATGTCGTATTACTGTTGTGGGCGAAGGTTTCCTTTGCACATACTTCTTCCGTGGAAAGCCTCCCATACGTGGCCCAATTACCTGCAATCAAACGAGAGATGGATTAAATAACATTCGTTAGAAGTGCATGAATAATTGAATTACCTTATAGACACCTGGTCTGCCCACACCCATAACATTGGGTGGCAAGCCGGCGGGTAGTGCTTGAGACGTGGCAACAGTTGCCGCACCACTGACCAACAGTTCGTCTTGTTTGATCAGATTCTGCGgcggagcagcagcagcagttgttgctgtgacaTTGCTGTTAACTGTGCTCAGATTGCTCATCGGTGTGGCAGCCACTGTGGATACATTCAATGTTgcattgctgctgctactgctaacagttgttgtcgttgtctgaTGCTGCTGACTGAGTATGGCCGCCGGCGGACGCAGTTGCGCCTTGAGGTTCTCCCGATTTGGACTATTCTGTATGACAGCCTGGCAAATCTGATAGCTTCGCTCCAGATTAACAGCACCCGGTGGCAATCGATTGGTGGTCGCCTTGCGGCCCTTCCCCGTGGGCATCTTTGGCTGCAATCGCTGCTGGGCAATTGTCGTGGGCACACCTGATGGAGGCAGTGTTTTCATGGTCAGCACATTGTTAACTGTTGCAACTGGTAGCTGAAGAGATTGTTGCGGCTGCAAGTTGCTGGTGTGAttgagttgctgttgttgcgctACTactggctgctgctgttgttgctggtgctgttgTACTGCGGCAACAACATTGGCATAGGTGGACGGAATCTGTGGATTatttgccgctgctgttgcaactgctgctgctgctgttgttgcaatagctgttggtgttgctgctatGTTCGGCGAGGCATTTGCAGGTCGTGTCATTGATATTATATTCAACGGTTTTGCAATGAACTTGGGTGGCACAAcgctttgttgctgctgttgcgggtagacttgctgttgttgttgctgctgctgcagttgctgttgttgttgcagtagATTGTTGTTGGCTGCCTGTGCCAGCAGCTGTCGCTGATGCAACTGCGCCTGTTGTAATGCAAACtgatgcaattgttgttgcttttgctgcgcctgttgctgctgctgttctagttgctgctgtgccaTTAGATTTGGTGCCAAAAACTGCTGTGCTCCATTGCTGTTAATCTCAAACGGTTTGCGCAACGTCACAGGTAATGCTTGATGTGTTTTTTGTAACGCATTGCTGCTggttggctgttgttgctgttgtacctgctgctgctgctgttgttgctgctgctgtgcggcCGCTTGCAAAGTGAACTGCTGCaatagttgctgctgttgcagttgctgctgttggcgctgttgttgctgctgctgctgttgttgcaatagAAAATTTCCAATAATCTGACCATTCGAATCGACCAGAATTtgacgctgttgttgctgcggtgGTACAGTCggtggagcagcagctgctgtggGTTGCTGCGGCAGCTGATTGATTGCGAtattgctgctactgctgctgcataagctcaaattgttgctgctgtcgttgctgttgctgctgttagtTATAACCGTGCTAGACACCTCCATTTCAGCAGCAGACATTGGCACTGCATCGCAAAGTAACTCGTGTGTTATCTATAAATGACAAAGATAAATATagaacaattataaatatcctCTGCAAGAGTATAATTAAGGCAACTATCAGTTGATGCTTACCTCATTGGAATAGTCGGCATTGTGTGCTTGGGGCATAAAGGAATGCTGAGCTAGTTGCACCACATCCTGCAGTTGAgcctgcaattgttgctgttgttgttgttgctgctgctgctgttgatgatgctgctgcagCTTATCCACAATATCGCGCACAGCATCACCATCGCTGTCATCCATAACATGATCGACGATTGCACTCATTACTTCATCCTGATCCTGTTGCTCCGCATCAATGCACTCAAcaacatcgtcatcgtcatcaacaATATCGTCATCTTCATCTATCTCATCGGCGACCGTCTCGGCAACATCGTTGTCTAGCAAATTGTGGCACTCGACCATGTCATCAATGACCTCCTCTGCATCTTGCACCACGTCCATCAAATGGATAGCCTCATGATTCAAATGCTGCTCCGCCGCCTGCAATTGTtcgactgttgctgttgcattatTCGATGTCGTTGCCGTCAGCAACTTGATGCCACCAAAATTCCAATCGTGCTGCACATGCTGAAACATTTCATTGGAGTTCAACTCCACCGGCAACTCCACAGCGGGCGTTGATTGTTCTTGATCTTGTTGTTGAAGTGTTGCCACTGTGCTGAGCATGGCATGCATATCAGCAAgggttgtttctgttgctgttgccagcgATAGTGATGTTGCTGCCGAGGCCACTCCTGCtgctgaagttgttgttgtcgctgctgttgtggaGGAGTTGCTGCTGGAACAGGACGATGACATGGAAGATGATAACGATGATGATGCACAGCTGCTGGATGCCAGCGAGCTCGaaggtgttgttgttgacaaCGAGCTGCTGGCCATTGTCATGTTCATTGTCAATGTAATTGGCGACTCCTCCAGCTGCTTATCACAATGATCCTCCACTTTGCtgattgttgctgtcgctgtatatcaaaagataaagatacaatTAGAGTTTAAGCTCAGTTTAAAGAATGAATCAATGTAATTACAATTtggcgatgatgatgaagaatAATAGTTGTGACTGATAACTGCTTGGTGATCATGGAAGTAAGCTTTGGTGAAGAAACAAATGATTTAGACATTACTTGATatgaaatttacaattattgaTAAAACTCAAGTTTAGCTTACCGTGATCTATTGTATCTGCAAACACATAGTCATGGtttcttgctgctgttgctgctgcagttgtcgATGTGGTTGTTGGCACCTCATTAGGTGTGGCTTTGGTATCTAACAATTGTACATTAGtttatgtaataaatatatataagtgttGAATTAAATAACACACCTTCAACTAGTTCAACATCCTGCAAATATCCAGCAAAGTTGTTGCCATCTTCGGGCATAGTTTCAATTGTTGCTGCAGGCAtaacatttgttgttattgctgatgttgtcgttgtcgctgttgtaGTGAATGTCTCTGCATCAGTTGCCTCATTAGTTTTAACACAGGTACTGTTGATAAGTGGCTGCTGGTTGTTTGTTGCATTCAACGTTGTTACAGCATTTTCAACCACATTTGCTGTCACATTAGGAACAATCTCAATAATGTCGCGCTTGATTTGCTTGCTTTCCTTCGACGTTGTTGGCAGCTCACTGACATTGActgatgttgtcgttgttagaTCACTGCGTTTGCGTCGCGATGGGCTGTTCGAAGGGCGCTTCAGAATACGCCGTTGTTGTTCCGTTACcacattgctgttgttgttgttgcaattgcttaATGTTTCAGTTGTTGCGTTGTTAGTTgtcgcttttgttgctgctactgttgaAGCATTCAcgcttgctgctgttgttgttgctgctgctgtggttgttgctgttgtcgtggTTGTTGATTCGCACTTTGTGCTCTGCAATCATTAAGATCATTTAGTTTGAATTACATGACAGAAATGTATTActtacaatattaaatttcagttcAGTCTCATTATCACATGTtgcttgttgtagttgttgtggttgttcttgcttctgttgtttctgttgctgtggtggtggtggtggtgctggtggagTTGCTGGTGGtattggctgctgttgctgctgccttgTCGGCTCCAGCTTAAGCTTGCTGGTTGGCGGGTTTGGATTCGGTGCACGCTTCGCAATCTTCTCGCCCCAATATGGCTCAAAATGCTTTAGCTTCCAGGGATCAACTTTATTCTTTTCGCGCTCCGCTTCTGTTTTCAGCTTGATTTGATTCTCTGGCGTGAATTCACCTTCGCTCAGACGCTCCCGCCATTCCAGACAGGCGCGTGCAAAGAATTCATTATTTAGGCAGGAGGCGCTTAGACGTATGGCTTCATGGGagctattgctgctgttgttgttgctgccacatccGCCGCTGCTTGTACTTGGCTGTTCCGGCAGCGCCAGTGACTGCACCATCTCACTTGCCTCACGATCCACGCTCGGCAACAGTTGAATGAGATTATGCTGATACAGTGGCGGCAACAATGAGAATGTTTGCTTGTTGAGCAGTGCCCGCAGATTTGTCGATGCCAATATCGAGTCTGGTGTTTCCAGATCGATTTTACCATCCTTAAACTGTTCGATTTGCGCGGCAGTTGTCAGTTTTTTGTTGCTCCGACGACGAGGCTTCATACTGAATCCCGGTATGGAGGCCAGCACCTCACGCATCGTGGATGCTTGTGTTACGCCCTTAGCAGAGCTCGGCGAGGATGTGGCAGATGCGgctgctgtagctgctgctgctgccgccgccgctgctgcagctgccgccgctgcGGCTGCCTTggcctgctgctgttgttgtatgcGACGACTGCTGATGCCACGCACTGGAGGTGCAGCTGTCGACGacgtggaggaggaggaggaggtggcgATGGGTGGCACAGGCGGCGCTGGTGCTAGTGTCGACGGTATTCCAGTGTTATGCAACGCATCATCGCTGGCCGTTGACTTTTTCTCAGGTGGTATGGGTTTCACAATGATGCGTGGCAAGTGACGCCTGTTGCAAGTTAATaatcatattaataaataattgaaaatattatgagATAGTTGATTACGCGTACCTCAGactatgtgtgtgcttgttggGTGACACTAACGTTGAGTTGTTTgccggttgttgttgttgttgtggcgcCTCTAGTGCCACCGTCTGATGCGTTGTGGCGTCCAACGCCAGTGGATCcttttcatcatcatcatccacgAGATTCACATGCGCTGTTGCTTCCATAATCACAGGTGtaatgtgttgttgttgtggaatGATGGCGCCTTGCAtgggcatttgttgttgttgttgtggatgctgctgctgcggcgctGCTGATGTGGATGTATCCGGCGTTAtggttttcatattttataaatatacgtatataGCTATTTACAACTACTCTCAGCTatgtttcttgttgttattattattgtgtcCATGTCAGGCGTTGGTGCGGAGGCAGTTAACTGGTTTCTTTCGAACATACTAAACatcaacaaatatatacaacaataaaataaagagttgtaaataaataaataaaattcgtaCAAATTCAAACAACACTAACCTGGCCAGCAGCAGTTTTAGCCATTTCAATGGGGCGGGGGCAACACAGCCCGAGCCCGAGCGGTATCCAATTTTTGAGCGTTGTGCTCCCCTCTTATTACAAACGTTACAGTTAATAGTCGTGTGTCTTACAGTTACCCTTACTCCCAGTCACTTTTCTCGTTCGTTTATTACACACGCTTATTTTCAGTTGATTCTCTTTGCCTTTCCTTTTCCATATATGCTATGTACAttcatgtatgtatttgtgtacgccgtgaatttgttgcctacaataacaaacacaacaagaaAAGAGCAAAGTTGGTtggtttgttgcttttgccccTGCAGgaataatacatacatatgtacacacatacatacaaatataattataatgcgcacacacacacaaacttatACTCACAGGCGCACGCACGcacatataaaaaactttttgcgtGGTTTGTTTTGGCTTTCATCTAGTGCGTTATAATAAAGCCATTGATTATATTGTTTCAGCACTTGCACATATTTATTGTTAGTTTCCATGCACTTAATctaaagtaaaatattgaatGCATGTTGCAAAGACACAAacaaaagcagaagcagagaGCTAAAAATTTTGGATTCTTTTTCTGCTTCTTGTGGTGCATGGAGTTGACTCTCTCTGACGTTAGCCCTTGCATATGCCTTGGCCGTACGCCAACGTCTGTCTTTGTTACACACACAGCCCGTAGCTacgcagcaaaaaaaaagcttgcttgtaattcaatgaaattgttattacTTTGATCACTAATAACTAAACACTCGTAGCACACACTGGCCGattcacattttattgttatttattagtttattttaatataaattatggtTATTTGGGCCCCAGTTTGAGAGAGCACTACGCTCTATAactgcgtatgtgtgtgtgcgtgtatgtgttgtttttgtccactgttgccagcttagctattttatagctagtacTGGCTACTTTCAAagttcgtttgctagaaatatttgaaaattgctatttGCCGCGAGAATgggtatattaaatatattttcagctatgttttgcaattaatatttcttcTAAAACCGTGCAAAAGTGCCAcagtaacaaattaaaataatttcaagtcaAAATGAGGCATTTTTCTCTCTAAAGCTGACAGCACTGCTGTGGAAACGCTGACCCAAAAGGTTGCCACCCAGCAAAATtaccttaaaattaaattgagcaACGTTATCGTTTTCGTTACTCCACATTATCAATTTGCTCCTCACTCAACAGTATCACAGTCTGCAAACGCgcgcaaataaatttttcttttgaatttttttattttttatttttttttattaataattaacaataatttcatGTCCATAATAATCTGTTTAATGAAACAACGATCGTGAGATAAAAAGCGTTTAAAAAGAGCATTCCTCGAAAATTCTTAACTTGAACGTGTCGATGACATTATCGATATTTTCTGTAGAGATTGAGCTGTCGACATTAATCGAAACacattaactttaatttatcgataacaaaattttaaattaattaatttaaacttgtaATAGCTAATTATAGCTGCCATTATTACCTATACATTTATTAACTAAGAAACtcggtttttatttatagaatgtAAAAAGGGACAGctcagaataaaattaatttttttatatgatcttagtattgttttttgttgcatgtgtatgtatgtattaaaaaagaacgatttttgcttttcttgtttttgtttgtagtTTCCTTtacagtttattttaatcatagACTTGCGCACTTTAGATTTAAGTTCatacaaaaatgcatttatcaaTATAGTTTTTAAGCATAAAATGAGCGTTTAAACAAATTCACAGTACAGGGTAATTGATAAGGCTTGAGAAGAGCGTAGACCTCCGATTCAGAGGTGAACTGAACCGGAGGTCTGGCCACAGTTGTTAACAGGCTCTCTCCTGCTTCGCTTGTTCGGTTGCCTCAATCGCCGAGCCATTGCCATGGATTTGTTTGTGGGCCGCTGTGAACTGTGGTGTCTACTCCTCTTCGATGGTCTggacttgttgttgctgctgttgctgctgctgttgcttgtgGTGTCCACGTTGGTTGCGGTTGCGCTGATTGCGATTGTCGCGTCGCTGGCCACCCCAATTGCCACCCTGGTTGTTCTGGTTGCGATTGTAGCCGCGATCGCGATTGCCCATGTTGCCGCGCTGGAAGAAGTTGCCCTGCTTCATGTCGAACACCTTCTCGTTGACATCCACCAGATTGGTCACCTTGTCAACGAACTGCATGGCCAATGCCTGTAGACGCGATGGCTCCGAGCGGTGCATGACCACAGTTTCGCTGGGATCATCCAGGCTGGCCATCAGCTCCTCATTGATGATCATTTTACTGATAATCGAATGCACCTTGGGCAAAGGCAGATCGTACATCTGCGACAGCGATGGTATGCTAATCGAGGTGTACACATTGGAGTAGGTGAACAGATACGTGCGCAGCGATTCCTCCTTGATGAACTTGACCAGCATCTCGCGCACACGCTCCGACTCGTAGAACAGATCCCACACCTTGGTGTTCATCTTCTTGTTGACAATAAAGTTGGCACACGCCTGCCAGTTGCCACAACGCATCGCCTTGGCGGCGGCAACCACATGCTCCCGCATCGACTCCGGCGGTCCCACCAGCGACTGGCGTTCTGAGGAGCGCAACTGCTGGTAGAACGTTTTGCTGATCATGCGGCGACGGGCATCAAACTCGTGCGCTGCGATGTAGGGTATTTCGAGAAGCATTGCCGATACCAGATAGACGCACTCAAGCAGCTCCAGATTGATGTGCATATGGAATGGCATTTGACGCTGCTTCTCAATCTTCTCCTGCTCCGCTGAGCGTTCATGTTGACGCTGGGGCAGCAATCCCTGAGCGAGCAATTCCTTGGGCTTGCCGGTGACCATCAGATCGACCAGACAATGGTGTGCATCCTTGATGTTCTCCTGACGGAAGGCGCATAGACCCAGATTGGCCATCATGCGATTGTAGAGAATGCGAGTCGAGGGATCCGCTGCATCGATGTTGTCCTGCAGATGCGACATCAGCACAAGATCGCGAGCCTGGAACCAATTGTCGTGCATTGCATGGTGATAGATATGCGCCAGGATTGCCCGGGTACGTATGCGATCCGTGTCGTCCTTGGCATAGATGAACTTGCACAGCTTGTCCATCACCTCCACAGAGGATGGAGCTGTGCCCGCAGCAGGCTGTTCTCCACGCTTGCGCTTCAGCACCTCCGGATCGAACTTGTAGTACAGATGCTCAATCTTGCGCAGATAGATGCGGCAACGTTCGTTATTGCTGCCAGAGCGCTCAAAGTACTGGACAACCAGCTCAATGGTTTTCACCACGTTGATCTCGTCCTTGAGCCGCGACACGTAGTCATTCGAGTGGGGATCGCACTCCTTCAGCAGCTTGGTGAACTCATCGTCCAGACGCTCAACGGCTGCCAGCGGACAACCGCGAATGAAGAACGGAGCCGTCACATACTCCTCGTGCTCCTCGGCAACGCTCTCACTCAAATTGATTTCCGGATTGGCCAGCAGCAGTTTCAGCATGCTCTGCATCACCTCCAGCAACAAAGCCCAGTGCTCCAGCTTCATGGGCTCGGATATCTTCTGATTGTAGTCGAAAATGGCCGAAATTATGTTAAAGTGAATCTTGACGCTGATGGGCGTGCCCAGATTATGCTGCTCAGAGATGTCGCGCAGCTCAAACAACAgatcgatttgcaggcggcgATCGGTGCGTTTCTTGCCACGGGCCGACATAATCTCAATGAGCTTGGCAAGCACCAGGGGAATATCGATCTCAGCGTCCTTTTCAAACATTTTGGGTTTCTCCACGACATTGCCCTTGACGACGGTTTCCCATTCGCCATCCTCATCATCGTCAGCACGCTTGCGAATCTTGTGCTTCTGCTCCTTGCGTTTGTCCTTCCTCTTGTCGTCGTCCTTGTCCTCCTTTTCGGTGGTGCGCTTAAGGAAACGCTCACGCATGTTCTGGTACTGATTCTCATCCTCCGAGGACTCGGTCTCCGATTCGGTGTCCGAGTCCCAGTCGATTGAATCATCAGaatcgtcgtcatcgtcagcAATCACTTTAGAGGGCACCGATTTCGCTGCCTTGGGCTGCTCGGGCAGCTTGCCGCTTCCAACGCCAACAACACCACCATCGCTATCCGCTCCAGCACGATCCGCGTCGCTGTCATGCGCCTCACCCTCGCCCTCCTCCACGTCACTCTCCTGGTCGGGTGCTTCGCGGAAACGCGACAAATCATCCTCGAAATCTTTGATATACTTGCGCACCTTTTGACGCAGTGTTCCCAGGGACTTCGAGTTGTTCTTCGAGAGGTTTTTGCGTCCCTCCCGATCCTCCCACACCTCATTGATGAAATCTTCCAGCTCAGCCAAGCAACGAATGTAGAAGCGCGGAGTAATTCCGTTCTCCTCCTTGGAGATGACGGGCAGTGCCTTCGTATAAGCGCGCGTCAAGTCCTCAAAGCTGCTCAGCGTGTTGGGAATGTCCTTAATCTTCTTATGGTTGCGTATCGTTTTAATGATGCCGGTGAGGTTCTCATATCGCTTCTCCTTGGTGGAGCGAACGACACGTTTCACCTCTTCCTCGTCATCGCTGAATTGCTGCGCAGAACGTgggttttatttgattatttgttGATTCTTGCTGTCCAATTTTATTGATACTTACAAAGTTGGCGGctttgttgtagttttgtGCTTGGACCTCCTCCTCGCTGGACTCGGATTCCGAGTCGGATCCGTTGGCAAAGAAACGTGACATGTTGTTTACTTCTGCTTATGCCGTTtcctgaaataaatataataatatatatacaaaaacgTACACAAATTTTTAACTGCTTTTAATTTGGGCTGTCACTTGGCGGTTGAGGTTATGTGCAAGCGGCCAACATGGCGTTTGCAAAATATTGACTGCAAAAATTTGCCACAATTACAAGAATTATCCACACGTTCGCGACGTGGTATACACGCCGCGTTCGCTGCTTTTTAATGCGACACTACTTTTGTTAGGTATTAGCCACGCTTTTAACAATAACTCACAATTATTACAGCAAAACGATGTCATTCACAAGACATCAAAGAAAAGAGGAATAATACAAGTTTTCGGTTATCGATATGTGTCATGTATGCATTAGAGTTGTATCGAGACTAGGGCTGCCAGCTTTTTGTGGAAAAAATAGCTGTAATTACGATACGAAATTTGatgaaacaaaacgaaaaattttttttaacaaaatttttatttatttatttataaaaattaatcaacatTGCCGTCAAAAATTTGGCTGCAAGAAATTACTACTTTGCGTTCGATGTTCTTATATTCCTTAGCCCTGTTATTCTATTTCTCTTAAAAGCTGCCTGATTTATAACTCATTCATTTTTGCAAACAgcgcgcaatttaaattttttgagttattttttttttttgtaattatttgacaaaaaaattgaaaatttaatgaacattttcaatttgaaattagataaaataaaggaaGGTTTCAAGCTTCaagagaagttacaaattgaattgaattaataaaaatagtcCAAAAAAAGGGTGAACATTTTTTAGTTACCAATATTGACACGACCCAAAATGGTACATGTTGCCAGATTGAAAAATCACACCAGTGCTGTCAAGTTTTCAGGGGGAAAATTGTTAGccgctaaatatttaaatgaaatatgaaaactaGACACGCGCAGGCGCATTCAAGAGCCGGCATTTTTCACAAACATAGCATTCCCTTGTCCCAATGCTCCCCGTTGCCAATCTGTGTACCATGCAATCATTGTATATATGTGAATGAGCATTGTGAACTATGGGCCAACATGTCGACGACTTTGCGCGCGCCAACAAGTCGTCTGCGTTCGCTTGTCGTGGCCAGTTCACCAGCTGCCAATTGG harbors:
- the LOC117783157 gene encoding eukaryotic translation initiation factor 3 subunit C, yielding MSRFFANGSDSESESSEEEVQAQNYNKAANFQFSDDEEEVKRVVRSTKEKRYENLTGIIKTIRNHKKIKDIPNTLSSFEDLTRAYTKALPVISKEENGITPRFYIRCLAELEDFINEVWEDREGRKNLSKNNSKSLGTLRQKVRKYIKDFEDDLSRFREAPDQESDVEEGEGEAHDSDADRAGADSDGGVVGVGSGKLPEQPKAAKSVPSKVIADDDDDSDDSIDWDSDTESETESSEDENQYQNMRERFLKRTTEKEDKDDDKRKDKRKEQKHKIRKRADDDEDGEWETVVKGNVVEKPKMFEKDAEIDIPLVLAKLIEIMSARGKKRTDRRLQIDLLFELRDISEQHNLGTPISVKIHFNIISAIFDYNQKISEPMKLEHWALLLEVMQSMLKLLLANPEINLSESVAEEHEEYVTAPFFIRGCPLAAVERLDDEFTKLLKECDPHSNDYVSRLKDEINVVKTIELVVQYFERSGSNNERCRIYLRKIEHLYYKFDPEVLKRKRGEQPAAGTAPSSVEVMDKLCKFIYAKDDTDRIRTRAILAHIYHHAMHDNWFQARDLVLMSHLQDNIDAADPSTRILYNRMMANLGLCAFRQENIKDAHHCLVDLMVTGKPKELLAQGLLPQRQHERSAEQEKIEKQRQMPFHMHINLELLECVYLVSAMLLEIPYIAAHEFDARRRMISKTFYQQLRSSERQSLVGPPESMREHVVAAAKAMRCGNWQACANFIVNKKMNTKVWDLFYESERVREMLVKFIKEESLRTYLFTYSNVYTSISIPSLSQMYDLPLPKVHSIISKMIINEELMASLDDPSETVVMHRSEPSRLQALAMQFVDKVTNLVDVNEKVFDMKQGNFFQRGNMGNRDRGYNRNQNNQGGNWGGQRRDNRNQRNRNQRGHHKQQQQQQQQQQVQTIEEE